Proteins encoded within one genomic window of Streptomyces rubradiris:
- a CDS encoding DUF6328 family protein produces the protein MTRDGRRTGRDETEEERADRMWAELIQEVRVAQTGVQILFGFLLTVVFQPKYGRLADTDQAIYIVTVVMGACATGALVGPVSLHRLVSGHRVKPRAVRLASRMTLVGLALLLATMTSSLLLILRVATHDGYVPYLVTAVVAWYVLCWYALPLWARRRNRGGSGD, from the coding sequence ATGACGCGTGATGGGCGGCGCACAGGGCGCGACGAGACCGAGGAGGAGCGGGCCGACCGGATGTGGGCCGAACTCATCCAGGAGGTCCGCGTCGCACAGACGGGTGTACAGATCCTGTTCGGCTTCCTGCTGACCGTGGTCTTCCAGCCGAAGTACGGCCGTCTGGCCGACACCGACCAGGCGATCTACATCGTGACCGTCGTCATGGGCGCCTGCGCCACCGGCGCCCTCGTCGGACCGGTGTCCCTGCACCGCCTGGTCTCCGGCCACCGTGTCAAACCGAGGGCGGTACGGCTGGCCTCCCGGATGACCCTGGTCGGCCTCGCCCTCCTGCTCGCCACGATGACCTCGTCCCTCCTCCTGATCCTCCGCGTGGCCACCCACGACGGCTACGTGCCCTACCTGGTGACAGCCGTCGTAGCCTGGTACGTCCTGTGCTGGTACGCCCTGCCCCTGTGGGCCCGCCGGAGGAACAGGGGTGGGTCGGGGGACTGA
- a CDS encoding LysR family transcriptional regulator → MDLLSLRYFQAVARHQHISRAAEELRVAQPSVSRTILRLETELGVPLFDRQGRRIRLNDHGAAFLARVDRALAELDDARRELADAAGPGPGRVAVAAETLLQLSGVLSAFRALRPGVRVRLFQAPADAMHRHLRAGEVDFAIASQPLAGPGLSTLRLAREEVLLAVPAGHPLAGRGSVAVAELAGEDFVSTRAGHWQRALLERLFAREGLTPRVVCEGDEAAATPELVGAGLGLCLLPAVARRAIGEDGPVAWLRLDAPDCHRTLTLVWRRNAYLSPAARDFRRLARERLMPLAS, encoded by the coding sequence ATGGATCTGCTGTCCCTGCGCTATTTCCAGGCCGTCGCCCGGCACCAGCACATCAGCCGGGCCGCCGAGGAACTACGGGTCGCCCAGCCGTCGGTGAGCCGGACCATCCTCCGGCTCGAGACCGAACTCGGCGTGCCGCTGTTCGACCGTCAGGGCCGCCGCATACGGCTCAACGACCACGGCGCCGCCTTCCTGGCCCGGGTCGACCGGGCGCTGGCCGAACTCGACGACGCCCGGCGGGAGCTGGCCGACGCCGCCGGGCCCGGTCCCGGCCGGGTCGCCGTGGCCGCCGAGACCCTGCTCCAGCTGTCCGGTGTGCTGTCCGCGTTCCGCGCGCTGCGGCCCGGGGTGCGGGTGCGCCTGTTCCAGGCCCCGGCGGACGCCATGCACCGCCATCTGCGCGCGGGCGAGGTGGACTTCGCCATCGCCTCCCAGCCGCTCGCCGGACCCGGCCTGTCCACGCTGCGACTGGCCCGCGAAGAGGTCCTGTTGGCCGTACCGGCCGGGCATCCGCTGGCCGGCCGGGGGAGCGTCGCGGTGGCCGAACTGGCCGGCGAGGACTTCGTCAGCACCCGCGCCGGACACTGGCAACGCGCCCTGTTGGAGCGGCTGTTCGCCCGCGAGGGCCTCACCCCGCGGGTGGTCTGCGAGGGCGACGAGGCGGCCGCCACTCCCGAGCTGGTCGGCGCCGGACTCGGCCTCTGCCTGCTGCCGGCCGTCGCCCGGCGGGCCATCGGCGAGGACGGGCCGGTGGCCTGGCTGCGGCTGGACGCCCCGGACTGCCACCGCACGCTGACCCTGGTGTGGCGGCGGAACGCCTATCTCTCGCCCGCCGCCCGGGACTTCCGTCGGCTGGCCCGGGAACGGCTCATGCCCCTCGCGTCATGA
- a CDS encoding AMP-binding protein codes for MSERHADVRAGFRSYAEAVLDVLSAQPSRAAVTTAEGRVVGAGEFRDQVHRLAWELAGRGVGRGTTVTLLTGNTVEALVARYAANLTGARVVVLYEGMSPPVMARVMASVDCSLLLVDDRQREAARQLSRLPGTPEVCSLGPDGDAEDLLAAAARHPARPMSGRVGPDDDWCVRHTGGTTGVPKGIRMTHGAYRLSMDQGFAVAGDPPRFLACTALAHLAGIFADLALYQGGSVVLRQGFEPGDVLATMQRERVTHTWLLPPLLYRLLDHPALPRTDLSALRRISYGGTPASPARMRQAARVLGPVLHGMYGQAETQLITQTGPEEHEVTGRGGQLTVGRALPGVEITVRDADGTVLPPGERGEVLVRSPYVMGGYWKQPELTAEVLRDGWVHTGDVGYLDEDGYLYLVDRIKEMIVVVGGHVYPAELEELLLSHPAVGRCAVFGSRDGDAVEHVHAAVVPAAGQRPTLEEIRDFVTARKGRLYAPGTLHLVPDIPLTAAGKPDKRRLRTLLTG; via the coding sequence ATGAGCGAGCGACATGCTGATGTACGGGCCGGGTTCCGCAGCTACGCGGAGGCCGTCCTCGACGTGCTGTCCGCCCAGCCGTCACGGGCGGCGGTCACCACCGCCGAGGGACGGGTGGTCGGCGCCGGCGAGTTCCGCGACCAGGTGCACCGGCTGGCCTGGGAACTGGCCGGGCGCGGGGTCGGCCGCGGCACCACGGTCACCCTGCTCACCGGCAACACCGTGGAGGCCCTGGTGGCCCGCTACGCCGCCAACCTGACCGGCGCCCGCGTGGTCGTCCTCTACGAGGGCATGAGCCCGCCGGTCATGGCGCGGGTGATGGCGAGCGTGGACTGCTCCCTGCTGCTGGTGGACGACCGGCAGCGGGAGGCGGCCCGGCAGCTGTCCCGGCTCCCCGGCACCCCCGAGGTGTGCTCGCTGGGGCCGGACGGCGACGCGGAGGACCTGCTCGCCGCGGCGGCGCGGCACCCGGCCCGGCCGATGAGCGGACGGGTGGGCCCCGACGACGACTGGTGCGTCCGGCACACCGGCGGAACCACCGGCGTTCCCAAGGGCATCCGCATGACCCACGGCGCCTACCGGCTGAGCATGGACCAGGGGTTCGCGGTCGCCGGCGACCCGCCCCGCTTCCTGGCCTGCACCGCCCTCGCCCATCTCGCCGGGATCTTCGCCGACCTGGCGCTCTACCAGGGCGGCTCGGTGGTGCTGCGGCAGGGCTTCGAACCCGGGGACGTGCTGGCGACGATGCAGCGCGAACGCGTCACCCACACCTGGCTGCTGCCGCCCCTGCTCTACCGGCTGCTGGACCACCCCGCCCTGCCCCGCACCGACCTGTCCGCACTACGCCGGATCAGCTACGGCGGCACGCCCGCCTCACCGGCCCGGATGCGGCAGGCCGCCCGGGTCCTCGGGCCGGTGCTGCACGGCATGTACGGACAGGCCGAGACACAGCTCATCACCCAGACCGGCCCCGAGGAGCACGAGGTGACCGGCCGTGGCGGCCAGCTGACGGTCGGCCGGGCCCTGCCGGGCGTGGAGATCACCGTCCGGGACGCCGACGGCACCGTCCTGCCGCCCGGGGAGCGGGGCGAGGTGCTGGTGCGCTCGCCGTATGTGATGGGCGGCTACTGGAAGCAGCCGGAGCTGACCGCCGAGGTGCTGCGGGACGGCTGGGTGCACACCGGCGACGTCGGCTACCTCGACGAGGACGGCTACCTCTATCTGGTGGACCGGATCAAGGAGATGATCGTGGTCGTCGGCGGCCACGTCTACCCGGCGGAGCTGGAGGAACTGCTGCTGAGCCACCCCGCCGTCGGCCGCTGCGCGGTGTTCGGCAGCCGGGACGGCGACGCGGTGGAACACGTCCACGCCGCCGTGGTGCCCGCCGCCGGACAGCGGCCCACGCTGGAGGAGATCCGGGACTTCGTCACCGCCCGCAAGGGACGCCTCTACGCCCCCGGCACCCTGCACCTGGTGCCGGACATCCCGCTGACGGCGGCGGGCAAACCGGACAAGCGGCGGCTGCGCACCCTGCTGACCGGCTGA
- a CDS encoding LLM class F420-dependent oxidoreductase — MVQIGYTMMTEQAGPRDLVEHVVGAEEVGFDFSVISDHYFPWLRAQGHASYAWSVLGAAAQATSRIPLMTYVTCPILRYHPAIVAQKAATVQLLSEGRFRLGLGAGENLNEHVVGGGWPPVDVRHEMLEESVRIIRALFEGGHVTHHGQHYDVESARLWDLPEQAPPIGIAVSGDQSCELAGQLADLVIATEPKAGLLEAFDRHGGGGKPRVGQLPVSYDPDRDTAVKRAHSQFRWFGLGWKVNAELPHPDSFEAATQFVTEDDVASSIPCGDDPEAFVEAVRPYAEAGFGEIALVQIGGDAQREFLDWSAKTLLPALREEFG, encoded by the coding sequence ATGGTGCAAATCGGATACACGATGATGACCGAGCAGGCAGGTCCCCGGGACCTGGTGGAGCACGTGGTGGGCGCCGAGGAGGTGGGGTTCGACTTCTCGGTGATCTCGGACCACTACTTCCCGTGGCTGCGCGCGCAGGGGCACGCCTCCTACGCGTGGAGCGTGCTGGGCGCCGCCGCCCAGGCCACCTCGCGGATCCCCCTGATGACCTACGTCACCTGTCCCATCCTGCGCTACCACCCGGCGATCGTGGCGCAGAAGGCGGCGACCGTGCAGTTGCTGTCGGAGGGCAGGTTCCGGCTCGGTCTCGGCGCCGGCGAGAACCTGAACGAGCATGTCGTGGGCGGCGGCTGGCCCCCGGTGGACGTCCGCCACGAGATGCTGGAGGAGTCGGTGCGGATCATCCGCGCGCTGTTCGAGGGCGGCCATGTCACCCACCACGGACAGCACTACGACGTGGAGTCGGCCCGGCTGTGGGATCTTCCGGAGCAGGCGCCGCCGATCGGCATCGCCGTCTCCGGCGACCAGTCCTGCGAACTGGCCGGACAGCTGGCCGATCTGGTGATCGCGACCGAGCCGAAGGCGGGCCTGCTGGAGGCCTTCGACCGGCACGGCGGCGGCGGCAAGCCACGGGTGGGGCAGCTGCCGGTGAGCTACGACCCCGACCGGGACACGGCGGTGAAGCGCGCCCACTCCCAGTTCCGCTGGTTCGGCCTGGGCTGGAAGGTGAACGCCGAACTGCCGCACCCCGACTCGTTCGAGGCGGCGACGCAGTTCGTCACCGAGGACGACGTGGCCTCCTCCATCCCGTGCGGTGACGACCCGGAGGCCTTCGTGGAGGCCGTACGGCCGTACGCGGAGGCCGGGTTCGGGGAGATCGCGCTGGTGCAGATCGGCGGTGACGCGCAGCGGGAGTTCCTGGACTGGTCGGCGAAGACCCTGCTGCCGGCGCTGCGGGAGGAGTTCGGCTGA
- a CDS encoding lipase family protein, with product MAVPAQFDHTPSGYSLQRAYWLARAAELAYQDEAAIEEQAARWGFEEVRHHHTRFTPPFPLQDTQAYTLASDRMIVTAFRGTEPTQIKDWLSDATTPPLPGPGGTGYVHHGFAQALDSVYPAVHDALAELRTDGQAVYFTGHSLGGALAMLAGARLYLEEPYLAADGVYTYGQPRTCDRLLAEAFHKGFGGRMYRFVNNNDIVPQLPPEPVYTHVRALRYFDSKGRLHESMPLLPALGDRARGLTADPSAPAADGVRDHLMRHYLAALEHNLA from the coding sequence ATGGCCGTACCCGCCCAGTTCGACCACACCCCGTCCGGCTACAGCCTCCAGCGCGCCTACTGGCTGGCCCGCGCCGCCGAGCTGGCCTACCAGGACGAGGCCGCCATCGAGGAACAGGCCGCCCGGTGGGGCTTCGAGGAGGTCCGCCACCACCACACCCGCTTCACCCCGCCCTTCCCGCTCCAGGACACCCAGGCGTACACGCTGGCGAGCGACCGGATGATCGTCACCGCCTTCCGCGGCACCGAACCGACGCAGATCAAGGACTGGCTCTCCGACGCCACCACCCCGCCGCTGCCCGGCCCCGGCGGCACCGGCTACGTTCACCACGGCTTCGCCCAGGCCCTGGACTCCGTCTACCCGGCCGTCCACGACGCGCTCGCCGAACTGCGCACCGACGGCCAGGCGGTCTACTTCACCGGGCACAGCCTCGGCGGCGCCCTCGCGATGCTGGCCGGCGCGCGGCTGTACCTGGAGGAGCCGTACCTGGCCGCCGACGGGGTCTACACCTACGGCCAGCCCCGTACCTGCGACCGGCTGCTGGCGGAGGCCTTTCACAAGGGCTTCGGCGGCCGGATGTACCGTTTCGTCAACAACAACGACATCGTCCCGCAGCTCCCGCCGGAGCCGGTCTACACCCACGTCAGGGCGTTGCGCTACTTCGACTCCAAGGGCAGGCTGCACGAGTCCATGCCGCTGCTGCCGGCGCTGGGCGACCGGGCCAGGGGCCTGACCGCGGACCCCTCCGCCCCCGCCGCCGACGGCGTCCGCGACCACCTCATGCGCCACTACCTCGCCGCCCTGGAACACAACCTGGCCTGA
- a CDS encoding FAD-dependent monooxygenase, whose protein sequence is MRVKVVCVGGGPAGLCLALLLKRQDPAHDITVHERDPEGSTYGWGVTYWRGLLDRLRAHDPETARAIEAHSVRWTDGVAHIGDRTTRHHGDEGFGIGRHRLLGLLAARARALGVRLEYGSALTRPPTGADLVVAADGVHSALRTRRAEHFGTRVTPGRNPYLWLGTTKVFDAFTFAFTETAHGWIWAYGYGYSGDHSTCVVECSPETLTGLGLDRTPPGEDLAPLEKLFARVLDGHPLVARPGASWGTFRTVTNRTWYDGDVVLLGDAAHTTHYSIGAGTTLALEDAMCLADALRAHPLPEALAVYERRRRTALLSAQSAARYSARWYENLPRYIHLPPHRMFALLGQRHSPLLPYVPPQLYYGLDKAAGRLEPLRRFKRWLGPRAARALHARTERSR, encoded by the coding sequence CCGGCCCACGACATCACCGTCCACGAACGCGACCCCGAAGGCTCCACCTACGGCTGGGGCGTGACGTACTGGCGCGGCCTGCTGGACCGGCTCCGGGCCCACGACCCCGAGACCGCCCGCGCCATCGAGGCACACTCCGTCCGGTGGACGGACGGCGTCGCCCACATCGGCGACCGGACCACCCGGCACCACGGCGACGAAGGCTTCGGCATCGGCCGGCACCGGCTGCTCGGCCTGCTCGCCGCCCGGGCCCGCGCCCTCGGCGTGCGCCTGGAGTACGGCAGCGCGCTCACCCGGCCGCCCACCGGAGCCGACCTCGTCGTCGCCGCCGACGGCGTCCACAGCGCCCTGCGCACCCGCCGCGCCGAGCACTTCGGCACCCGCGTCACCCCGGGCCGCAACCCCTACCTCTGGCTCGGCACCACCAAGGTCTTCGATGCTTTCACCTTCGCCTTCACCGAGACCGCGCACGGCTGGATCTGGGCCTACGGCTACGGCTACAGCGGCGACCACAGCACCTGTGTCGTCGAGTGCTCCCCGGAGACCCTCACCGGACTCGGACTGGACCGGACCCCGCCCGGCGAGGACCTCGCCCCGCTGGAGAAGCTCTTCGCCCGCGTCCTCGACGGCCACCCCCTCGTCGCCCGCCCCGGCGCCTCCTGGGGAACCTTCCGCACCGTCACCAACCGCACCTGGTACGACGGCGACGTGGTCCTGCTCGGCGACGCCGCCCACACCACCCACTACTCCATCGGCGCCGGCACCACCCTCGCCCTGGAGGACGCCATGTGCCTGGCCGACGCCCTGCGCGCGCACCCCCTGCCCGAGGCACTCGCCGTCTACGAGCGCCGGCGCCGGACCGCCCTGCTGTCCGCGCAGAGCGCCGCACGCTACAGCGCCCGCTGGTACGAGAACCTGCCCCGCTACATCCACCTGCCCCCGCACCGGATGTTCGCCCTGCTCGGCCAGCGCCACTCGCCCCTGCTGCCGTACGTCCCGCCGCAGCTGTACTACGGCCTGGACAAGGCGGCCGGACGGCTGGAGCCGCTGCGCAGGTTCAAGCGCTGGCTCGGCCCCCGCGCCGCCCGTGCCCTGCACGCACGCACCGAGCGCTCCCGCTGA
- a CDS encoding SsgA family sporulation/cell division regulator — MNPFVHKTLVVQLLAPGTGRCPVLAHLGYAADDPFAVTAAFAHDGRVLACWRLDREMLSAGLAGPVGVGDVRLRPQGSGPCHELRLEFLGDSRPDGSRHRAVVLAWAPAVAAFLRETHQVVPPGRERVDVDELLAEILSGAE; from the coding sequence GTGAACCCGTTCGTGCACAAGACCCTGGTGGTGCAGCTCCTGGCGCCCGGCACCGGGCGGTGTCCGGTGCTGGCCCATCTCGGCTACGCCGCCGACGACCCGTTCGCCGTCACCGCCGCCTTCGCCCACGACGGCCGGGTGCTGGCCTGCTGGCGGCTGGACCGGGAGATGCTCTCCGCGGGCCTGGCCGGACCGGTCGGCGTGGGCGACGTACGGCTGCGGCCGCAGGGCAGCGGGCCGTGCCACGAGCTGCGGCTGGAGTTCCTCGGAGACAGCCGGCCGGACGGCAGCCGGCACCGGGCGGTGGTGCTGGCGTGGGCGCCCGCGGTGGCGGCCTTCCTGCGCGAGACACACCAGGTCGTGCCACCGGGCCGGGAGCGCGTCGACGTCGACGAGCTGCTGGCGGAGATCCTCTCCGGGGCCGAGTAG
- a CDS encoding helix-turn-helix domain-containing protein — MPKLDDDHTGARIREQRKLAGLTQRALAARIPYSYSLLNQVECGARPATSDFIAAVARALNIDVTTLTGQPYVTELQRDRLAELVRPIREALDLYDLGPNPDLRARPAAELVAEADRLCAEVRATHLRNAARALPGAIAELTHTASLTPATELWQALASMYRTAHDITVKLGYYDLSAVALDRMAWAAERASDPCLGAVRQYMRALVYFREGEYTIGQRLIASGHGIIRQAEETREALAVCGQLHLGASVIAARAADATAVDQHISEAQTLAKRTRDASDVHWLSFGPANVRLHRMSAAVEMGQYDNALKQARTMRLPASLATSRRAHFLIDRARTEMETGHTEAALEHLVEARRAAPEQTRYHPGARETIRGLVHVARRTPDTLNHMAAWVGL, encoded by the coding sequence CCCCTACTCCTACAGCCTGCTCAACCAGGTGGAGTGCGGCGCCCGCCCCGCAACCAGCGACTTCATCGCGGCCGTGGCACGCGCCCTGAACATCGACGTCACCACTCTCACGGGACAGCCCTACGTGACCGAACTCCAACGCGACCGCCTCGCCGAGCTGGTACGCCCCATCCGAGAAGCGCTCGACCTATACGACCTAGGACCCAACCCCGACCTCCGCGCCCGGCCAGCCGCCGAGCTGGTTGCGGAGGCAGACCGGCTATGCGCCGAGGTCCGCGCCACGCATCTCCGGAACGCGGCCCGCGCGCTGCCCGGGGCCATCGCCGAACTCACCCACACGGCATCGCTGACGCCGGCAACCGAGCTGTGGCAGGCCCTCGCCTCCATGTACCGGACGGCGCACGACATCACGGTCAAGCTCGGCTACTACGACCTGTCCGCTGTGGCCCTGGACAGGATGGCCTGGGCTGCCGAGCGCGCCTCCGACCCGTGCCTGGGCGCGGTCCGGCAGTACATGCGCGCCCTCGTCTACTTCCGGGAGGGCGAGTACACCATCGGGCAACGCCTCATTGCCTCCGGGCACGGCATCATCAGACAAGCCGAGGAGACCCGCGAGGCTCTCGCTGTCTGCGGACAGCTCCATCTCGGGGCGTCCGTCATCGCCGCCCGAGCGGCCGACGCAACGGCCGTCGACCAACACATCAGCGAGGCCCAGACGCTCGCGAAGCGGACGCGCGACGCCTCCGATGTTCACTGGCTGTCCTTCGGCCCGGCGAACGTGCGGCTGCACCGCATGTCCGCCGCAGTGGAAATGGGCCAGTACGACAACGCGCTCAAGCAGGCCCGCACTATGCGACTGCCAGCCTCACTGGCGACGTCTCGGCGCGCGCACTTCCTTATCGATCGGGCCCGCACGGAGATGGAGACCGGGCACACGGAGGCCGCGCTGGAGCACTTGGTGGAGGCACGTCGGGCGGCCCCGGAGCAGACCCGCTACCACCCCGGCGCCCGCGAGACGATTCGAGGACTCGTGCATGTGGCCCGTCGTACCCCGGACACGTTGAATCACATGGCTGCCTGGGTCGGCCTCTGA
- a CDS encoding threonine/serine dehydratase: MIGLADIEAAARHIAGHVVRTPTVPSPGLTGLLGVPVTAKLELLQRTGSFKARGATAKLLSLTAAERAAGVVAVSGGNHGIALAVMAAALDVKATVVMPRTAPARSLALAEEAGASVRLTDGMDSAFELVTRLRDEGLTLVHPFDDPAVIAGQGTVGLELAEDAGELTDVVVSVGGGGLIAGIAAALRARRPGVRVWGVETEGAEAMSGALRAGGPVRVPLSSVVTTLSAPSVSRLTYDHVSALVEEVLVVPDREAVRGCLDLADHAKVWAEPAAGCLLPAARQVAERVGAGARIGLVVCGGNTTPSEIMGWADRFGLL, from the coding sequence CTGATCGGCCTCGCGGACATCGAAGCCGCCGCCCGGCACATCGCCGGTCACGTCGTACGCACGCCGACGGTGCCGAGCCCCGGGCTCACCGGCCTGCTCGGCGTCCCCGTCACCGCCAAGCTCGAACTGCTCCAGCGCACCGGCTCGTTCAAGGCGCGCGGCGCCACGGCGAAGCTGCTGTCGCTGACCGCGGCCGAGCGGGCGGCGGGCGTGGTCGCGGTGAGCGGCGGCAACCATGGGATCGCGCTCGCGGTGATGGCGGCGGCCCTCGATGTGAAGGCCACCGTCGTCATGCCGCGCACCGCGCCCGCCCGCTCCCTCGCGCTCGCCGAGGAGGCCGGGGCGTCGGTGCGCCTGACCGACGGCATGGACAGCGCCTTCGAACTGGTGACACGGTTGCGGGACGAGGGGCTGACCCTGGTCCACCCGTTCGACGACCCGGCCGTGATCGCCGGACAGGGCACCGTGGGTCTGGAGCTGGCCGAGGACGCCGGGGAGCTGACCGACGTCGTCGTCAGCGTGGGCGGCGGCGGTCTGATCGCCGGGATCGCGGCGGCCCTGCGCGCGCGGCGGCCGGGGGTACGGGTGTGGGGCGTGGAGACCGAGGGCGCGGAGGCGATGTCCGGCGCGCTCCGGGCGGGCGGCCCGGTGCGGGTGCCGTTGTCCTCCGTGGTCACCACGTTGAGCGCGCCCTCGGTGTCACGGCTGACGTACGACCATGTGTCCGCCCTCGTCGAGGAGGTCCTGGTGGTGCCCGACCGGGAGGCGGTGCGCGGCTGTCTGGACCTCGCCGACCACGCCAAGGTGTGGGCCGAGCCGGCGGCGGGCTGCCTGCTGCCCGCGGCCCGGCAGGTGGCGGAGCGGGTCGGCGCCGGTGCCCGGATCGGGCTCGTGGTGTGCGGCGGCAACACGACACCCTCGGAAATCATGGGGTGGGCGGACCGGTTCGGGCTCCTGTGA
- a CDS encoding AIM24 family protein, which translates to MKGDLFSSQHVVRPAVAPGMSVENAKCIKYAVNGEMYARQGAMVAYRGDLAFERKGQGVGGMLKRAVTGEGLPLMAVRGQGEAWFAHEAQNCFVVDVEPGDQFTVNGRNVLCFDASLSYEIKTVKGSGITGGGLFNSVFTGQGRLGLVCDGNPLVIPVSEQAPVYVDTDAVVGWTTQLRTSLHRSQSIGSMLRGGSGEAVQLMFQGEGFVVVRPSELTPQKSQQH; encoded by the coding sequence ATGAAGGGTGATCTTTTTTCCAGTCAGCACGTGGTGCGGCCGGCCGTGGCGCCGGGAATGTCCGTCGAGAACGCCAAGTGCATCAAGTACGCGGTGAACGGCGAGATGTACGCCCGGCAGGGCGCGATGGTCGCCTACCGCGGCGACTTGGCGTTCGAGCGCAAGGGGCAGGGCGTCGGTGGCATGCTCAAGCGTGCGGTGACCGGTGAGGGACTGCCCCTGATGGCGGTCCGCGGACAGGGCGAGGCATGGTTCGCGCACGAGGCGCAGAACTGCTTCGTCGTCGATGTCGAGCCCGGTGACCAGTTCACCGTCAACGGCCGCAACGTACTGTGTTTCGACGCGTCGCTGTCGTACGAGATCAAGACGGTGAAGGGGTCGGGCATCACCGGCGGCGGCCTGTTCAACAGCGTGTTCACCGGGCAGGGCCGACTCGGCCTGGTCTGCGACGGCAACCCGCTGGTCATCCCCGTGTCCGAACAGGCCCCGGTGTACGTCGACACGGACGCGGTGGTGGGCTGGACCACGCAGCTGCGGACCTCGCTGCACCGCTCGCAGTCCATCGGCTCGATGCTGCGCGGCGGTTCCGGGGAGGCCGTGCAACTGATGTTCCAGGGCGAGGGTTTCGTGGTGGTGCGCCCGAGCGAGCTGACGCCCCAGAAGAGCCAGCAGCACTGA
- a CDS encoding helix-turn-helix domain-containing protein, with amino-acid sequence MHDLPDWVPRRRAEIGNRIRDARRAARLSQVQLGERIGRDHKSISRWENAHRAPDLTDLLLIADALGVPLADLVR; translated from the coding sequence GTGCACGACCTCCCCGACTGGGTACCCCGCCGCCGCGCCGAGATCGGGAATCGCATCCGCGATGCCCGCCGCGCAGCTCGCCTCTCCCAAGTTCAACTCGGGGAACGCATCGGCCGCGACCACAAGAGCATCAGCCGGTGGGAGAACGCCCACAGGGCCCCCGACCTCACTGACCTGCTGCTCATCGCCGACGCGCTCGGGGTCCCGCTCGCCGACCTGGTGAGGTAG
- a CDS encoding aldo/keto reductase, translating to MDERVIGRSGQWASVVGLGTWQLGADWGDVDDKVALSVLEAAAEAGVTFFDTADVYGDGRSEQTIASFLRGRPDLHVLVATKMGRRVEQLPQNYVLDNFRAWNDRSRRNLGVDRIDLVQLHCPPTPVYSSDEVFDALDTLVAEERIAAYGVSVETCEQALTAIARPGVASVQIILNPFRMKPLYEVVPAAREAGVGIIARVPLASGLLSGKYTKDTVFAADDHRTYNRHGEAFDQGETFSGVDYATGVEAAAEFAALAPEGYTPAQLALRWIIEQEGVTTVIPGARDPEQARTNAAAAKLPPLPPQTFTAIRELYDRRIKDQVEHRW from the coding sequence ATGGACGAACGCGTGATCGGCAGGTCGGGTCAGTGGGCATCGGTGGTCGGGCTCGGCACATGGCAGCTGGGCGCCGACTGGGGCGACGTGGACGACAAGGTGGCCCTGTCCGTCCTCGAGGCGGCGGCCGAGGCCGGGGTGACCTTCTTCGACACCGCCGACGTGTACGGCGACGGGCGCAGCGAACAGACCATCGCCTCCTTCCTGCGCGGCCGGCCCGACCTGCACGTCCTCGTGGCCACCAAGATGGGCCGCCGGGTGGAGCAGCTCCCGCAGAACTACGTCCTGGACAACTTCCGCGCCTGGAACGACCGTTCGCGCCGCAACCTCGGTGTCGACCGCATCGACCTGGTGCAGCTGCACTGCCCGCCCACCCCCGTCTACTCCTCCGACGAGGTGTTCGACGCCCTGGACACCCTGGTGGCGGAGGAGCGGATCGCCGCCTACGGGGTGAGCGTGGAGACCTGTGAGCAGGCGCTCACCGCGATCGCCCGGCCGGGCGTGGCCAGCGTGCAGATCATCCTCAACCCGTTCCGCATGAAGCCGCTGTACGAGGTGGTGCCCGCCGCGCGCGAGGCCGGCGTCGGCATCATCGCGCGGGTACCGCTCGCCTCCGGGCTGCTGTCCGGGAAGTACACCAAGGACACGGTGTTCGCGGCCGACGACCACCGCACCTACAACCGGCACGGTGAGGCGTTCGACCAGGGCGAGACCTTCTCCGGGGTCGACTACGCCACCGGTGTGGAGGCCGCCGCCGAGTTCGCCGCGCTGGCCCCCGAGGGGTACACCCCGGCCCAGCTCGCGCTGCGCTGGATCATCGAGCAGGAGGGCGTCACCACCGTGATCCCCGGCGCCCGCGACCCGGAGCAGGCCCGCACCAACGCCGCCGCCGCCAAGCTGCCGCCCCTGCCGCCGCAGACGTTCACCGCGATCCGCGAGCTGTACGACCGCCGGATCAAGGACCAGGTCGAACACCGCTGGTAG